In Populus alba chromosome 1, ASM523922v2, whole genome shotgun sequence, a single window of DNA contains:
- the LOC118046220 gene encoding proline-rich receptor-like protein kinase PERK15, translated as MSSPSPGDSPFPFNSTPPPTVSNFTSPPPPDTTNQTASQAPPPTSSNGTLTPPAYPSGSPGPSPPVLSALIVGVVLGVLAGVGFSVCVYRRKKRKEAQRLLLAGQPLQVASKDDDWQQNTAPPPDNKMMMWPKLTHPQGTPPSNHLPPMPGIFAEHPSTSSSMGSDKQFPPSTPGIALGYSQSTFPYEELAMATDNFSEANLLGQGGFGYVHKGILANGTVVAIKQLKSGSGQGEREFRAEIEIISRVHHRHLVSLFGYCIAGAQRMLVYEFVPNYTLEFHLHENGRPTMNWSTTMKIAVGAAKGLAYLHEDCQPKIIHRDIKASNILIDHSFEAKVADFGLAKHSLDTETHVSTRVMGTFGYMAPEYASSGKLTAKSDVYSFGVVLLELISGRRPVDRTRSFIDDSIVDWARPLLKQALEDGNFDAVVDPKLQDYDSNEMIRMICCAAACVRHLGRFRPRMSQIVRALEGNLPLGELNEGITPGLSMVYSSASSDYTNRQYEEDMKKFRKLALESPEHDSRVNPLASTSSQECTEPTSESGRNPFLSSTEGQQTKPEMDSPRKEENIKDN; from the exons ATGTCGTCTCCGTCTCCGGGAGATTCTCCGTTCCCTTTCAACTCCACCCCTCCGCCGACAGTATCTAACTTCACATCTCCGCCTCCGCCTGACACAACCAACCAAACTGCTTCTCAGGCACCTCCACCGACGAGCTCGAATGGTACTCTAACGCCGCCGGCATATCCTAGTGGATCTCCGGGGCCGTCCCCGCCGGTACTGTCGGCGTTGATAGTAGGAGTAGTGTTAGGTGTGCTGGCTGGTGTGGGTTTTTCTGTTTGTGTGTACCggaggaagaaaaggaaggaagcGCAGAGATTGTTGCTCGCTGGCCAACCTTTGCAAGTAGCTAGCAAag ATGATGATTGGCAGCAAAATACTGCTCCCCCTCCGGACAATAAAATGATGATGTGGCCGAAGCTCACTCATCCGCAAGGAACTCCTCCGAGTAACCATCTGCCACCAATGCCTGGTATTTTTGCTGAACATCCTTCGACAAGCAGCAGCATGGGCTCTGATAAGCAATTTCCACCATCAACTCCTGGAATTGCTCTTGGATATTCACAGAGCACTTTCCCGTATGAAGAACTAGCCATGGCCACTGATAATTTCTCCGAAGCCAACCTCCTTGGTCAGGGTGGTTTTGGCTATGTTCACAAGGGAATCCTTGCTAATGGTACGGTGGTTGCAATTAAGCAGCTTAAATCTGGGAGTGGACAGGGGGAGCGTGAATTTCGGGCCGAGATTGAGATTATTAGCCGTGTCCATCATCGACATCTTGTTTCATTATTTGGTTACTGCATCGCTGGAGCCCAAAGAATGCTTGTTTATGAGTTTGTACCCAACTACACCTTGGAATTTCATTTACATG AGAATGGGAGACCAACCATGAACTGGTCAACAACAATGAAGATTGCAGTTGGCGCTGCAAAAGGATTGGCATATCTGCATGAAGACT GCCAGCCTAAAATCATACATCGAGATATCAAGGCTTCTAATATTCTTATTGATCATAGCTTTGAAGCAAAG GTTGCTGATTTTGGACTTGCCAAACATTCTTTAGATACAGAAACTCATGTCTCAACTCGAGTGATGGGAACTTTTGG TTATATGGCACCAGAGTATGCATCCTCTGGGAAGCTTACAGCGAAGTCAGATGTCTATTCCTTTGGTGTTGTGCTTCTAGAGTTGATTAGTGGGCGTCGGCCTGTTGATAGAACTCGATCCTTTATTGATGATAGCATAGTTGATTGG GCAAGGCCTTTGCTCAAACAAGCTCTAGAAGATGGCAACTTTGATGCTGTTGTTGACCCAAAACTGCAGGACTATGATTCTAATGAAATGATCCGAATGATTTGTTGTGCTGCAGCTTGTGTACGTCATTTGGGACGGTTTCGGCCGCGAATGAGCCAG ATAGTTCGAGCTCTGGAAGGAAATTTGCCCCTTGGTGAACTGAATGAGGGGATCACTCCTGGGCTTAGCATGGTATACAGTTCTGCAAGCTCAGATTATACCAATCGCCAATACGAGGAGGACATGAAGAAATTCAGAAAGTTAGCACTAGAAAGTCCTGAGCATGATAGCAGAGTGAACCCACTAGCAAGTACAAGCAGCCAAGAGTGCACTGAACCCACCAGCGAGTCTGGTCGGAATCCATTCCTCTCAAGCACAGAAGGCCAACAGACTAAACCAGAGATGGATTCACCAAGAAAGGAGGAAAACATCAAAGATAACTAG
- the LOC118046218 gene encoding uncharacterized protein encodes MNTQRQVIVRDLMDEGKKRIVVLVICVVGLSYLMSLTSSSVWVNLPAAASLIILLRYFTMDYEMRKKAAAYNNKPASAKSSALPQNKSLELTRVVEKSDWRRKVNSPVVEDAIDHLTRHLVSEWVADLWYSRLTPDKEGPEELVQLMNGVLGEFSSRMRNVNLIDLLTRDLINLICTHLELFRASQAKIDNQQSGLLTIDERDKELRLVLAAENKLHPALFSAEAEHKVLQHLMDGLISFTFKSADLQCSFFRYVVRELLACAVMRPVLNLASPRFINERIENFIISKANQRVAAAQEASHSKPNGSSRISSDHFSRFLDPTGTGVELTQLKTNQSRSGPEAPEKDKVNGSHISKDPLLSIDTPSSRTWSSLSKNSQINNEGEIERHLSGREWGEMFDMMSRRKTAALAPENFENMWTKGRNYRKKEGENQAIKHAPQNSSASKSITSDYSKSKSNSKKDDVTKLDASLAHNDQSVGTEQSTVENPQHHVNQNMSNHSLFSSLRDGIQSLMHVDGTESGSTSSYTSEEEDVNFVTGLDSPGTKVWDGKTNRNLAVSHIHHPLENPDGHRAKKSGRGHAHYQRLSRPQSGRKRSRPSTQKVPVWQEIERTSFLSGDGQDILSLKGHAKADDFSDDSEVENLDRVYSGSTACSSATSVFIPESHTLNDNSLKHSLMVDAFYKLRCEVLGANIVKSDSKTFAVYSLSVTDVNNNSWSIKRRFRHFEELHRRLKEYPEYSLHLPPKHFLSTGLDMPVIKERCKLLDRYLKRLLQLPTISGSIEVWDFLSVDSQTYAFSNSFSIIETLSVDLDDKPSEKSKRVSNFIGPTTDSLSTRKEQLSAECKESILQTKHALGVDGAQMISKDTPQSPVRKSDKEFGKSFKDPGCDSDTQKKASSARNLEKNIKGREGDSLEEMSASLNDSANDPMLPTEWAPPNLTVPILDLIDVIFQLQDGGWIRRQAFWVAKQILQLGMGDALDDWLIEKIQLLRRGSVVASGIKRVEQILWPDGIFITKHPKRRPPPHQPSEVSSPKLIYPHGQQPMEVSSPKFSNEQQQQDAARRAKLVYELMIDNAPAAIVSLVGRKEYEQCAKDLYFFLQSSVCMKQLAFDLLELLLLTAFPELDYVFRQLHEEKHKFGEFKPN; translated from the exons ATGAACACGCAAAGGCAGGTGATCGTACGTGACTTAATGGATGAAGGCAAGAAGAGGATTGTTGTTTTGGTTATTTGTGTTGTTGGATTATCTTATCTCATGTCTT TAACAAGCTCCTCAGTTTGGGTCAACTTGCCTGCTGCTGCTTCATTGATCATTCTCCTTCGCTACTTCACCATGGATTATGAAATGCGTAAGAAAGCTGCTGCATATAACAACAAACCTGCCTCTGCAAAATCAAGTGCACTGCCACAAAACAAATCTCTTGAACTTACCAGGGTAGTTGAAAAGTCTGACTGGagaaggaaagtgaattctccTGTTGTTGAGGATGCAATAGATCACTTAACAAGACATCTAGTCTCTGAGTGGGTGGCAGATCTATGGTACTCTCGCCTGACCCCTGATAAGGAAGGTCCAGAGGAACTGGTGCAGCTAATGAATGGTGTTCTTGGGGAATTTTCAAGTCGCATGAGAAATGTCAATCTTATTGATCTACTGACAAG GGATCTTATTAATCTCATCTGCACCCATTTGGAGCTTTTTCGTGCAAGTCAAGCAAAGATTGACAACCAACAGTCTGGTTTGCTTACCATTGATGAGCGAGACAAGGAACTAAGACTTGTTCTGGCTGCTGAGAACAAATTGCACCCTGCTTTATTTTCTGCCGAGGCTGAGCACAAG GTTTTGCAGCATCTGATGGATGGCCTCATTTCTTTCACTTTCAAGTCAGCAGATCTGCAGTGTTCTTTCTTCCGTTATGTTGTCAGGGAACTTCTCGCTTGTGCGGTGATGCGACCAGTGTTAAACTTGGCTAGCCCAAG GTTCATAAACGAAAGGattgaaaattttatcatttctaaGGCTAATCAAAGAGTTGCTGCAGCTCAAGAAGCATCTCATTCCAAACCAAATGGGTCTTCAAGGATCTCATCCGAtcatttttctaggtttttagACCCTACTGGAACTGGGGTTGAACTTACGCAGTTAAAAACCAATCAATCCAGAAGTGGGCCAGAGGCACCTGAAAAAGATAAGGTGAATGGAAGCCATATCTCAAAAGATCCATTGCTTTCCATTGATACCCCATCTTCCCGCACATGGAGCTCACTGTCCAAAAACTCCCAGATTAATAATGAAGGAGAAATTGAACGACATCTTTCAGGACGTGAATGGGGTGAGATGTTTGATATGATGTCTCGCAGAAAGACTGCTGCCCTTGCTccagaaaattttgaaaacatgtgGACAAAAGGGAGAAActatagaaagaaagaaggtgAAAATCAGGCAATCAAGCACGCCCCACAGAATTCTTCAGCAAGTAAGTCCATTACATCAGATTATTCAAAGAGTAAGTCTAATTCCAAGAAGGATGATGTAACCAAACTCGATGCTTCGCTGGCCCACAATGATCAGTCTGTGGGTACTGAGCAGTCCACTGTAGAAAACCCTCAGCATCATGTCAATCAGAACATGTCAAATCACTCACTATTTAGTTCACTCCGAGATGGCATACAGAGCCTCATGCATGTGGATGGGACTGAATCAGGCAGCACTAGCTCTTATACTTCTGAAGAGGAAGATGTGAACTTTGTAACTGGTCTTGATTCTCCAGGAACTAAAGTCTGGGATGGTAAAACTAACAGAAACCTGGCTGTTTCCCACATTCATCATCCTCTTGAAAATCCTGATGGCCACAGGGCAAAGAAGAGTGGTAGAGGGCATGCTCACTATCAAAGATTATCTAGACCCCAATCTGGCAGGAAAAGGTCGAGGCCAAGCACTCAGAAGGTACCTGTTTGGCAAGAGATTGAGAGAACAAGCTTCTTGTCTGGGGACGGGCAGGACATACTTAGTTTAAAAGGACATGCTAAAGCTGATGATTTCTCTGATGATTCCGAGGTTGAAAATCTGGATAGAGTTTACAGTGGATCAACTGCTTGTTCATCTGCAACATCTGTTTTTATTCCTGAAAGCCATACTTTAAATGATAATTCCTTGAAACATTCATTAATGGTGGACGCATTTTATAAGTTGAGATGTGAG GTATTGGGTGCAAATATTGTTAAGAGTGACTCTAAAACATTTGCTGTTTATTCCTTATCTGTTACGGATGTAAATAACAATAGTTGGTCAATCAAACGAAG GTTTCGACATTTTGAGGAGTTACATAGACGGCTCAAAGAATATCCGGAATATAGTCTTCATTTGCCGCCAAAGCATTTTCTCTCTACAGGTTTAGATATGCCTGTCATAAAAGAGCGGTGTAAATTGCTTGACAGATATCTGAAG AGGCTCTTGCAACTTCCAACAATTTCAGGATCTATTGAAGTCTGGGACTTTCTTAGCGTTGATTCTCAG ACGTATGCGTTCTCAAATTCATTTTCTATCATTGAAACATTATCAG TTGACCTGGATGATAAGCCCTCTGAAAAGAGTAAAAGGGTTTCAAATTTTATCGGGCCCACAACCGATTCCTTATCCACTAGGAAGGAACAATTGAGTGCAGAGTGCAAGGAATCTATATTGCAGACAAAGCATGCTCTTGGGGTAGATGGAGCACAAATGATTTCAAAAGACACGCCTCAATCTCCAGTGAGAAAGTCTGACAAAGAATTTGGAAAATCATTCAAGGATCCAGGCTGTGATTCAGATACGCAAAAGAAAGCATCATCTGCCAGAAATTTAGAGAAGAATATAAAAGGAAGAGAGGGCGATAGTTTAGAAGAGATGTCCGCATCCCTTAATGATTCTGCTAATGACCCCATGCTCCCTACAGAG TGGGCACCACCAAATTTGACTGTTCCTATACTTGATTTGATAGATGTCATTTTCCAGCTACAAGATGGTGGATGGATCAG GAGGCAGGCTTTTTGGGTGGCCAAACAGATACTACAACTAGGAATGGGTGATGCTTTAGATGATTGGTTGATAGAGAAAATCCAGCTTCTGCGTAGGGGTTCAGTTGTTGCATCAGGGATCAAGCGGGTTGAGCAG ATACTTTGGCCTGATGGAATATTCATAACCAAACATCCAAAGAGACGACCACCACCCCATCAACCCTCAGAAGTGTCTTCTCCTAAATTGATTTACCCTCATGGCCAGCAACCCATGGAAGTATCTTCACCTAAATTTAGTAATGAGCAGCAACAACAGGATGCAGCTCGACGTGCTAAACTTGTATATGAGCTGATGATTG ACAATGCACCAGCTGCCATTGTAAGTCTTGTTGGTCGAAAGGAGTATGAACAATGTGCAAAagatctctatttctttcttcag TCATCTGTTTGCATGAAACAACTGGCGTTTGACCTCCTTGAGCTGCTGCTTTTGACTGCATTTCCAGAACTGGATTATGTTTTCAGGCAGCTGCATGAAGAAAAGCATAAATTTGGTGaatttaaacccaattaa
- the LOC118046219 gene encoding large ribosomal subunit protein eL37x yields the protein MGKGTGSFGKRRNKTHTLCVRCGRRSFHLQKSRCSACAFPAARKRKYNWSEKAIRRKTTGTGRMRYLRNVPRRFKSGFREGTQAEPRKKGAAASA from the exons ATG GGGAAGGGAACAGGGAGTTTTGGTAAGAGGAGGAACAAGACCCACACCCTCTGTGTTAGGTGTGGCCGACGTAGCTTCCACCTCCAGAAGAGCCGTTGCTCTGCCTGTGCTTTCCCTGCTGCACGCAAGAGgaaat ACAACTGGAGTGAGAAGGCAATCCGGAGAAAGACAACTGGAACGGGAAGGATGAGGTATCTCCGCAATGTCCCTCGCAGGTTCAAGAGTGGTTTCAGAGAAG GCACTCAAGCAGAGCCAAGGAAGAAGGGTGCAGCAGCATCTGCTTAA